A section of the bacterium SCSIO 12696 genome encodes:
- a CDS encoding CBS domain-containing protein, with protein MRKNDPIAHIMATEVATVQQGQPLSDVYCLIGNHNIHHVPVLDGKKLVGLVSFTDIMKLNLALEGVDAHTLQAVIDQQFTLEGVMSTNLATITTGQTVRDAAEVLGSGEFHSLPIVNEAGELAGIVTSTDLIRYLSDQY; from the coding sequence ATGAGAAAAAATGATCCGATCGCTCATATTATGGCGACTGAGGTGGCTACTGTTCAGCAGGGCCAACCACTGAGTGATGTGTACTGCCTTATAGGCAACCACAACATTCACCACGTGCCGGTTTTGGATGGCAAAAAGCTGGTGGGCCTGGTGAGTTTTACCGACATTATGAAACTCAACCTGGCTCTGGAAGGAGTTGATGCTCACACCTTGCAGGCGGTGATTGACCAACAGTTCACCCTCGAAGGCGTGATGTCCACCAACTTGGCCACCATTACTACTGGACAGACCGTGCGCGATGCGGCAGAGGTCTTGGGCAGTGGTGAATTCCACTCCCTGCCAATTGTGAACGAAGCTGGTGAATTGGCTGGCATTGTTACCAGCACCGACTTGATTCGCTATCTGAGCGACCAGTATTAA
- a CDS encoding TraR/DksA family transcriptional regulator, with translation MDSHTSKQLQQQLIAEQERLQELVERTAKHLYRREEPYSADFAEQAVEVSNNEVVEHLDQDAKLELAQIRRALAKFADGSYGFCESCEQAINQQRLKVIPYTPYCIDCA, from the coding sequence GTGGACTCGCACACCAGCAAACAACTTCAACAGCAACTGATTGCCGAGCAGGAACGTCTACAGGAGCTGGTTGAGCGCACCGCCAAGCATTTGTATCGTCGGGAGGAGCCCTACAGCGCGGACTTTGCAGAACAGGCCGTTGAAGTCAGCAATAACGAAGTGGTGGAGCATCTGGATCAGGACGCCAAACTGGAACTGGCGCAAATTCGCCGTGCGCTGGCCAAGTTTGCGGATGGCAGCTATGGGTTTTGTGAATCCTGTGAGCAAGCCATTAACCAACAGCGGCTCAAAGTGATTCCGTACACACCGTATTGCATTGACTGCGCTTGA
- a CDS encoding sulfatase-like hydrolase/transferase, translating to MKWRLFSLVFSVSVLFGCGGGGDSSSSSVGTGTDGFVGVEPEPAPEPPSVGNSEQPNILLIIADDQGLDSSAQYDLSLDLPDTPTLNSLAESGLVFENVWATPACTTTRSSIITGKYGVNTGVTAVGDRLPSDAITLQSYLANDAATANYQSAIIGKWHLDGGNADPDHPNEMGVPYYAGLLSGALSDYNQWSLTINGQTSTSTNYNTTELTDQAISWVQDQNAPWFLWLAYVAPHSPFHLPPEALHSRNLSGTETDIANNPRDYYLAAIEAMDSEIGRLLSSMSQEQRDNTIVLYIGDNGSPARVTDPLVFNDSKGSLTEGGLRVPMIVSGAGVTRQNQREQALVSSVDFFATITELAGSSTTAIHNSVSFAGLLSDPNSNAKDYIYADFDSDQISGWAIRNQRYKLVEYTDGSQELYDLQDNPDETINLLTSGLDVSAILTELDDQASLIRQGTNSGGGTPPSSDPVDITGVILTNLSANCADYVNNYQSSARDVNNDALFSGALSISVNGDKCVLESNGIPNHDFNDGTRSFANDVSEQSQYFEITANPQFAAQATPIAIGTDNGLMLNGVKIDLLAAACFEVGDERTGCNNMDQPWRFDPLFESSAFAMDSHNAHAQPDGSYHYHGTPNALFHADSNIESPVVGFAADGFPIFGTWFEDGSNVRQATSSYRLKTGARPSDAGNPGGVYDGTFRDDYEYVEGLGDLDECNGMTVNGVYGYYITDGFPYMMACLKGAIDPSFVR from the coding sequence ATGAAATGGCGTCTATTTTCCCTTGTATTTTCGGTATCCGTACTCTTTGGTTGTGGCGGTGGTGGCGATTCCAGCAGCAGTTCTGTTGGAACTGGCACTGATGGTTTTGTCGGTGTTGAACCTGAGCCAGCGCCGGAACCTCCCAGCGTTGGTAATTCGGAACAACCGAATATCCTGTTGATTATTGCTGATGACCAGGGCCTGGATTCTTCTGCCCAGTACGACTTGAGCCTGGATTTGCCAGATACACCAACCCTGAACTCACTGGCCGAATCTGGCCTGGTGTTTGAAAATGTCTGGGCGACCCCCGCCTGTACCACTACCCGCAGCAGCATTATCACTGGTAAATACGGGGTGAACACCGGTGTGACGGCGGTTGGCGATCGGCTGCCCAGCGATGCCATTACCCTGCAGTCCTATTTGGCCAACGACGCCGCCACGGCAAATTACCAGTCTGCGATTATTGGCAAATGGCATCTGGATGGCGGCAATGCGGACCCGGACCACCCCAACGAAATGGGCGTGCCTTATTACGCGGGTTTGCTGTCAGGGGCGTTGAGCGATTACAACCAATGGAGTCTGACCATAAACGGCCAGACCAGCACCTCCACCAACTACAACACCACCGAGCTGACCGACCAGGCCATCAGCTGGGTGCAAGATCAAAACGCCCCGTGGTTTTTATGGTTGGCATACGTTGCCCCCCACTCACCATTCCACCTGCCCCCGGAAGCCTTGCACAGTCGTAACCTGTCTGGGACGGAAACAGACATCGCCAATAATCCCAGGGATTACTACCTGGCGGCGATTGAGGCCATGGATTCAGAGATCGGCCGGCTGTTGAGTTCCATGAGCCAGGAACAACGAGACAACACCATTGTGCTCTACATTGGTGATAACGGCAGCCCGGCGCGAGTGACCGATCCGCTGGTCTTTAACGATTCCAAAGGCAGTTTGACCGAAGGGGGATTGCGGGTACCCATGATTGTTTCCGGGGCTGGAGTCACCCGGCAGAACCAGCGGGAACAGGCGCTGGTCAGCAGCGTGGATTTTTTCGCCACCATTACCGAACTGGCGGGCAGCAGTACCACGGCTATTCACAATAGCGTCAGCTTTGCCGGTTTACTGAGTGATCCCAATAGTAATGCCAAAGATTATATTTACGCCGACTTCGACAGCGACCAGATTTCCGGTTGGGCCATTCGCAACCAGCGTTACAAATTGGTGGAATACACTGATGGCAGTCAAGAATTGTACGATCTGCAAGACAACCCGGACGAAACCATCAACCTGCTTACCAGCGGGTTGGATGTAAGCGCTATTTTGACTGAGCTGGATGACCAGGCATCGCTTATTCGTCAGGGTACGAATAGCGGGGGAGGCACACCACCCAGCAGCGACCCAGTGGATATTACCGGTGTTATTCTCACTAACCTGAGCGCCAATTGCGCGGATTACGTGAACAACTACCAATCGTCAGCGCGGGACGTGAACAACGATGCACTGTTCAGTGGCGCGCTGAGCATCAGCGTTAACGGTGATAAGTGTGTGCTGGAATCCAATGGCATTCCCAACCATGACTTTAACGATGGCACCCGTAGTTTTGCCAACGACGTGTCCGAGCAAAGCCAATATTTTGAAATTACCGCCAACCCGCAATTTGCCGCGCAGGCAACGCCCATCGCTATTGGTACAGACAACGGCTTGATGCTTAACGGCGTCAAAATTGACTTGTTGGCTGCGGCTTGTTTTGAGGTGGGTGACGAACGCACTGGTTGCAACAATATGGATCAGCCCTGGCGTTTCGACCCATTGTTTGAAAGCAGTGCCTTCGCTATGGACAGCCACAATGCTCATGCCCAACCGGACGGTAGCTACCACTATCACGGCACACCCAATGCCTTGTTTCACGCCGACAGCAATATCGAGTCACCAGTAGTGGGTTTTGCCGCCGATGGATTCCCCATCTTCGGCACCTGGTTTGAGGATGGCAGTAACGTACGTCAGGCTACATCCAGCTATCGCCTGAAAACTGGCGCCCGCCCCAGTGATGCAGGCAATCCCGGTGGGGTTTACGACGGTACCTTTCGGGATGATTACGAGTACGTGGAGGGTTTGGGCGATCTGGATGAGTGCAACGGCATGACCGTAAATGGGGTGTATGGGTATTACATCACCGACGGGTTTCCCTACATGATGGCTTGCCTGAAAGGCGCGATAGACCCGTCTTTTGTTCGATAA
- a CDS encoding XdhC family protein: MANRLNQILTIWSESKDSLQWVLATIVATDGSSYRKAGAMMLINSLGKYHGLLSGGCLESDIMRQARRCWETGYSRIIEYDMREETDVSWQLGIGCGGMVRILLQPVSADNNYLELMELQRHSQQRQPCIYRQKIFQGFPESAVLQPVDAPQLANRKVLLDADSSMLYQQVRPTPHLAVFGGGVDATPVVELAATLGWHISLFDPRAGYARAAYFPGAQQVIHQSYLELSGHGAVADIDAAVVMHHNVELDAQAIQLLQQSPVKYLGLLGPAHRTERVLQAAGLSKNDLKLPLANPVGLRLGGELPESIALAMVAEIHAVLEGTDGLSISGLLSQGGE, encoded by the coding sequence ATGGCAAATCGCCTCAACCAGATACTGACGATATGGAGCGAGTCTAAAGACTCACTGCAATGGGTGCTGGCCACCATTGTTGCCACCGATGGCTCCTCTTACCGCAAAGCCGGCGCCATGATGTTGATTAACAGCCTGGGCAAATATCATGGCTTACTCAGCGGTGGCTGTCTGGAGTCAGACATTATGCGCCAGGCCCGGCGCTGCTGGGAGACGGGTTATAGCCGCATTATTGAATACGATATGCGCGAAGAAACCGATGTTTCGTGGCAATTGGGCATCGGTTGTGGGGGCATGGTACGCATTCTGTTACAGCCGGTCAGTGCGGACAATAATTACCTGGAGTTGATGGAATTACAGCGCCATTCGCAACAGCGCCAGCCTTGTATTTACCGGCAAAAAATCTTTCAAGGTTTTCCTGAAAGCGCAGTGTTACAGCCCGTGGACGCTCCTCAGTTGGCAAACCGCAAGGTGCTGCTGGATGCAGACAGCAGTATGCTGTATCAACAAGTGCGGCCAACGCCTCACCTGGCGGTCTTTGGCGGCGGGGTGGATGCAACCCCGGTCGTCGAACTGGCGGCCACGTTGGGTTGGCATATTTCCCTGTTTGACCCCCGTGCCGGCTATGCACGGGCCGCCTATTTCCCCGGTGCCCAGCAAGTTATCCACCAATCTTATTTGGAGTTGTCAGGCCACGGTGCCGTGGCCGATATTGACGCCGCTGTGGTGATGCACCACAACGTTGAACTGGACGCCCAGGCTATCCAACTGCTGCAGCAATCCCCGGTGAAATACCTGGGGCTACTGGGCCCGGCACATCGTACTGAGCGAGTATTGCAAGCGGCAGGCTTGAGCAAAAATGACCTCAAACTGCCTTTGGCTAATCCCGTCGGTTTACGCCTGGGAGGTGAATTGCCGGAATCCATAGCCCTGGCGATGGTGGCCGAAATTCACGCGGTACTGGAAGGCACAGATGGTTTGTCCATCAGTGGTCTGTTATCACAGGGGGGCGAGTGA
- a CDS encoding nucleotidyltransferase family protein, giving the protein MKLRALLMAAGRGSRFGGLKQLAEVSGQPMVTRSLAVYQQVLGNQVSLVLGCQAATVAQSLADTVAVIHAKRWQQGLGASIGDAIKQLPADTSHVLIGLADQVAIQTGDLKRLMDASQQHPDKMIAAFYQGQVGAPVIFPRRYFADLKQLNEDKGAKSILQQHSQNLIAVELSNASIDIDTSEQLNSCANSKNSN; this is encoded by the coding sequence GTGAAGTTACGCGCCTTGCTGATGGCTGCCGGCCGTGGCTCGCGATTTGGTGGCCTCAAGCAATTGGCTGAGGTAAGTGGCCAGCCTATGGTTACTCGCAGCCTGGCGGTGTATCAACAAGTCTTAGGCAATCAGGTGAGCCTGGTACTGGGCTGCCAGGCTGCTACTGTCGCGCAGAGCCTGGCAGACACGGTGGCAGTGATTCACGCCAAACGGTGGCAGCAGGGATTAGGTGCTAGTATTGGTGATGCGATCAAACAATTACCGGCAGATACCAGTCATGTGCTGATTGGCTTGGCGGATCAGGTGGCCATACAGACCGGTGATTTGAAGCGCCTTATGGATGCATCCCAGCAGCACCCAGACAAAATGATCGCGGCGTTTTATCAGGGCCAAGTCGGTGCGCCTGTGATTTTTCCACGTCGTTATTTCGCCGACCTAAAACAACTGAACGAAGACAAAGGCGCAAAATCGATTTTGCAGCAGCACAGCCAAAACCTGATCGCCGTAGAGCTGTCAAACGCCAGTATTGATATCGATACCTCGGAACAACTGAACAGCTGTGCAAACTCAAAAAATTCGAACTGA
- a CDS encoding (2Fe-2S)-binding protein, whose protein sequence is MVTFTVNSKPVELDADPNMPLLWALRDLLHMTGTKFGCGIAQCGACTVHMDGQPIRSCVMPLSAVAGKAITTIEGLATDVGLHPVQQAWKEHNVPQCGYCQSGQMMSAAALLASNPNPDDDAINNFMQGNICRCGTYPRIKAAIKSAAKNVGAES, encoded by the coding sequence ATGGTGACATTTACCGTGAATAGCAAACCTGTCGAACTGGATGCCGACCCCAATATGCCGCTGCTGTGGGCACTGCGGGATTTACTGCACATGACCGGCACCAAATTCGGTTGCGGCATTGCCCAATGTGGTGCCTGCACGGTGCATATGGATGGCCAACCTATTCGCTCCTGTGTGATGCCACTGTCGGCGGTAGCGGGCAAAGCGATTACTACCATTGAAGGGCTGGCCACTGATGTTGGTCTACACCCGGTTCAGCAAGCCTGGAAAGAACACAATGTGCCTCAGTGTGGTTACTGCCAATCCGGGCAGATGATGAGTGCGGCGGCGCTATTGGCATCGAATCCCAATCCGGATGATGACGCCATTAATAACTTCATGCAGGGCAATATCTGCCGTTGCGGCACCTACCCCCGGATTAAAGCGGCCATTAAGTCCGCGGCCAAAAATGTGGGAGCTGAGTCATGA
- a CDS encoding xanthine dehydrogenase family protein molybdopterin-binding subunit: MSSASTKNRAVTSLSRRDFLKKTGLAGGGLLLGASIPLSATLPLPVWAGDHGDEHVLNLFVRIGSDDKVHIVCHRSEMGQGIRTGTTQIVAEELCADWAKVEVVQGLADEAYGSQNTDGSRSIRRFYTTLREMGATARTLLEQAAAQVWKVEPAKVYAKNNAVHLKGSNKSLSFGELAERAASLPTPAKDQLTFKSPGNFELIGKSVPIVDMDAMLTGDTTYGQDMHLDGMLYASIERSPVVGATVKGFDRKAALAVANVKQVIEMPKQPKPVAFHPLNGVAVLADNTWAALQGRQALNVQWQLGANKNHSSAGFNKQLGEKMVTKGRVIRAKGDAYSALDNASRKVEASYRVPYLVHAPMEPPAATARVQDGRCEVWACTQTPQSTQQNVAAALGLDKSQVKVNVTLLGGGFGRKSKPDFSVEAALLAKQTGKPVKVVWSREDDIRQGYYHAISTQHYVAGLDSDGGISGWVQRTAFPSIGSTFSDGVDDAQGWELDQSFADMPFALEDFSCENHKASAHIRIGWLRSVCNIQHGFAQGSFVDELAQAAGKSTHAMWHQLIGSDRLVDLGYQYSNYGDPLDTYPVDSKRLKAVLDLVVEKSAANTKTAAGEGWGISVQRSFVAYVAVATKVKVDGNKVTVLESHAAMDAGTVVNPDRVHAQLEGSIIFGLSLALMGEIEVKDGAVVQSNFHDYPVLRIHQNPEIKTYIVDSAAPPSGVGEPGVPPVAASLTNAIFHACGKRVRDLPVNKRFDV; the protein is encoded by the coding sequence ATGAGTAGTGCATCCACAAAAAACAGAGCTGTTACCAGCTTGAGCCGGCGCGACTTCCTCAAAAAAACCGGGTTGGCGGGGGGCGGTTTGTTATTGGGGGCCTCGATCCCATTGTCGGCAACACTGCCATTACCGGTGTGGGCCGGAGATCACGGCGATGAACATGTGCTCAACCTGTTTGTGCGTATTGGCAGTGATGACAAAGTCCATATTGTCTGCCATCGCAGCGAAATGGGGCAGGGTATTCGCACTGGCACCACGCAAATTGTGGCCGAGGAACTGTGCGCCGATTGGGCGAAAGTGGAAGTGGTGCAAGGGCTTGCTGACGAAGCCTATGGCAGCCAAAACACCGACGGTTCCCGCTCTATTCGCCGCTTCTATACGACCTTGAGAGAAATGGGGGCTACCGCTCGTACGCTGTTGGAGCAAGCTGCAGCCCAAGTGTGGAAAGTAGAGCCGGCAAAAGTCTACGCCAAAAATAATGCGGTACACCTGAAAGGCAGTAACAAGTCCCTGTCCTTTGGTGAGTTGGCGGAACGGGCGGCCAGTCTACCCACCCCAGCTAAAGACCAACTGACGTTTAAATCCCCGGGCAATTTTGAGCTGATCGGCAAGTCGGTACCGATTGTGGATATGGACGCCATGCTCACGGGCGACACTACTTACGGCCAGGACATGCACCTGGACGGCATGTTGTACGCCAGTATCGAGCGCTCCCCGGTGGTGGGTGCAACGGTAAAAGGTTTTGATCGCAAGGCAGCTCTGGCGGTGGCCAATGTTAAGCAGGTTATCGAAATGCCCAAACAGCCAAAGCCGGTGGCTTTTCATCCATTAAATGGTGTGGCGGTATTGGCCGACAACACCTGGGCGGCGCTACAGGGGCGTCAGGCGCTTAACGTTCAGTGGCAGTTGGGAGCGAATAAAAACCACAGCTCGGCGGGTTTTAACAAACAGCTGGGCGAAAAGATGGTGACCAAAGGCCGGGTGATTCGCGCCAAGGGTGATGCTTACAGCGCGCTGGATAATGCCAGCCGTAAAGTAGAAGCCAGCTATCGCGTTCCTTATCTGGTGCATGCTCCCATGGAGCCGCCTGCGGCCACTGCTCGTGTGCAAGACGGCCGCTGCGAGGTTTGGGCCTGTACCCAAACGCCTCAAAGTACCCAACAGAATGTGGCTGCCGCTCTGGGCCTCGATAAATCCCAGGTCAAAGTCAATGTCACCTTGCTTGGGGGTGGTTTTGGTCGCAAATCCAAACCGGATTTTTCCGTAGAAGCGGCTCTGCTGGCAAAACAAACCGGTAAGCCGGTGAAAGTGGTGTGGAGCAGGGAGGATGATATTCGCCAAGGCTATTACCACGCCATCAGCACCCAGCATTACGTGGCGGGTTTAGACTCGGACGGTGGTATTTCCGGCTGGGTGCAACGCACCGCGTTTCCGAGTATCGGTTCTACGTTTAGCGACGGGGTAGACGATGCCCAGGGCTGGGAACTGGATCAGAGTTTTGCCGATATGCCGTTTGCGCTGGAAGACTTTTCCTGTGAAAACCACAAAGCCAGTGCCCACATCCGCATTGGCTGGCTGCGCTCGGTGTGCAATATCCAGCACGGTTTTGCTCAGGGTTCGTTTGTGGATGAACTGGCCCAGGCCGCCGGTAAATCCACCCACGCTATGTGGCACCAGTTAATCGGTAGTGATCGTCTGGTGGATCTGGGCTACCAATACAGCAACTACGGAGATCCACTGGATACCTACCCGGTAGACAGTAAACGCCTGAAAGCGGTGCTCGATCTGGTGGTGGAAAAATCCGCTGCCAATACCAAAACCGCAGCTGGGGAGGGTTGGGGCATCAGCGTACAACGCAGCTTTGTGGCTTACGTGGCGGTAGCCACCAAGGTGAAGGTGGATGGCAATAAAGTCACCGTATTGGAATCCCACGCCGCCATGGATGCCGGTACCGTGGTCAATCCAGACCGGGTTCATGCACAGCTGGAAGGGTCGATTATTTTTGGCCTGTCCCTGGCCTTAATGGGAGAAATCGAAGTCAAGGATGGCGCTGTCGTGCAATCCAACTTCCACGATTACCCGGTGCTGCGCATCCATCAAAACCCGGAGATTAAGACCTATATTGTGGACTCCGCGGCGCCGCCCTCCGGTGTCGGTGAGCCGGGTGTTCCCCCTGTGGCGGCCAGCCTGACCAATGCCATCTTTCACGCCTGCGGCAAGCGGGTTCGTGATTTGCCTGTAAACAAACGATTTGATGTTTGA